A part of Argonema galeatum A003/A1 genomic DNA contains:
- a CDS encoding PAS domain S-box protein — protein sequence MNQDITEQQLVEKAFWENQRFIQQIAEATPAILYIYDLHEQRNIYANRQTNEILGYSPEEIQEMGSAFSQNLIHPDDWVKFSEKVKNWDISKDGEVIETEYRMKHKNGEWRWFSSRDTVFASFADGLPKQILGTAIDITSSKQAIEKLRQSEELYRITLTNISDAVFITDRTGGFTFICPNVNIIFGYSYEEVEKFGYISHLLGEDLFDYKELESCGEIHNIEREITNKTGQKHTLLINVKRVSINSGTVLYACRDITDRKQSEVALHASSQLLEAVFESAIDAILIADDNGEYLAANPAASEIFGLPSEEIIGKSIGEFLESGINFRKAWQSFTEKGRKRGEFRIRRRDDTMRDIEYSAIANFLPHRHLSVIRDITSSKQTEAQLSQYRDRLEELVELRTSELRSANEQLRQEISDRKRTEEALRDSEERFRAIFEQAAVGIVTTTANGQYISFNQKFCEIVGYTHEELQTRTFWEITHPDDMAENMAYRQQLVAGKIPNFSIEKRYIRKDGDVVWVCLTVSLVLSYAGKMKYFIAVVQDISERQAALRDRKQAEEELKQQKELLQKIFDHIPVMVDLFDIDGKIKMVNREWEKVLGWSLLELQNFDVMSEFYPDPEYRQEVLNFIASADHQWGDFKTRIRSGRILDTSWANVLLSDGTNIGIGQDISDRKRAEAALRESEERFRKIFAQAPIGIALSTADGQLFQVNQTFCQMLGYTESEMKALNLRDISYPADREKELPYIEECRKGKITSYQLEKCYIKKSGDLVLTNLIGGLIRDRDKNIVYALSMIEDITERKQIERMKDEFISIVSHELRTPLTSLLGALGLLSTGRLGAMNEQGQRLLEFAMEDTDRLVLLVNDILDMERLKLGKMTLNEQICDAADLMGRVINLMQPLAQKAEVTLSVIADSVKVWADSDRIIQVLTNLLSNAIKFSPPASTVFLSAHLRENRILFEVKDTGRGIPTEHLQKIFEPFQQVDASDSRQKGGTGLGLTICRSIVEQHGGRIWVESTLEGGSTFCFDLPMQP from the coding sequence GTGAATCAGGATATCACTGAGCAACAGCTGGTAGAAAAAGCCTTCTGGGAAAACCAGCGTTTCATTCAACAGATTGCCGAAGCGACACCAGCAATTTTGTATATTTATGACCTTCACGAACAACGAAATATTTATGCAAATAGACAGACGAACGAAATTCTGGGTTACTCTCCAGAAGAAATTCAAGAAATGGGCAGTGCGTTCAGCCAAAATTTAATCCATCCAGACGATTGGGTAAAATTTAGCGAAAAAGTTAAAAATTGGGACATAAGTAAAGACGGAGAAGTTATTGAAACTGAATATCGGATGAAACACAAAAACGGTGAATGGCGCTGGTTTTCGAGCCGAGATACCGTGTTTGCTTCATTCGCTGATGGTTTGCCAAAACAGATTCTGGGTACTGCGATCGACATCACCTCTAGCAAGCAGGCTATAGAGAAGTTGCGTCAATCGGAAGAGTTATATCGAATTACTCTCACCAACATTAGCGATGCCGTTTTTATTACCGATCGCACTGGCGGTTTTACGTTTATTTGTCCCAACGTAAACATCATTTTCGGCTACTCCTACGAAGAGGTAGAGAAATTTGGTTACATTTCTCATTTGCTAGGAGAAGATCTGTTCGATTACAAAGAGTTGGAAAGCTGCGGAGAAATCCATAACATCGAACGAGAAATTACCAACAAAACTGGTCAAAAACATACTTTGCTGATCAATGTAAAGCGGGTATCGATTAATAGTGGAACTGTGCTTTACGCTTGCCGCGATATTACCGATCGCAAACAAAGTGAAGTGGCACTGCACGCAAGCTCTCAACTACTGGAAGCAGTTTTTGAAAGTGCAATAGACGCTATACTGATCGCCGATGACAACGGTGAGTACCTGGCAGCAAACCCAGCTGCGAGCGAAATTTTCGGTTTGCCGTCAGAGGAAATAATTGGCAAATCTATTGGGGAATTTTTGGAGTCTGGTATCAATTTCCGTAAAGCTTGGCAAAGCTTTACGGAAAAAGGACGGAAAAGGGGAGAATTTCGCATCCGGCGTCGGGATGACACAATGCGAGATATCGAGTATAGCGCGATCGCTAACTTCTTGCCCCATCGCCATCTTTCCGTTATTCGCGATATCACCTCTAGCAAGCAGACAGAGGCCCAATTGAGCCAATACCGCGATCGCCTAGAGGAATTGGTGGAGTTACGCACCAGCGAACTCAGAAGCGCCAACGAACAGCTCAGACAAGAAATTAGCGATCGCAAACGGACAGAAGAAGCGCTGCGAGATAGCGAAGAAAGGTTTCGCGCTATCTTCGAGCAAGCGGCGGTGGGCATAGTTACAACTACTGCGAACGGGCAATATATTAGCTTCAATCAAAAGTTTTGCGAAATTGTTGGATATACACATGAAGAACTACAGACACGAACTTTTTGGGAAATTACTCACCCAGATGACATGGCTGAAAATATGGCATATCGGCAACAGTTAGTAGCAGGGAAAATCCCCAATTTCTCGATAGAAAAGCGTTATATTCGCAAAGATGGGGACGTTGTTTGGGTCTGTCTAACAGTGTCGCTGGTGCTATCTTATGCCGGGAAAATGAAGTATTTTATTGCTGTTGTACAAGATATCAGCGAACGTCAAGCTGCGCTACGCGATCGCAAACAAGCAGAAGAAGAATTAAAACAACAGAAAGAACTCCTGCAAAAAATCTTCGACCATATCCCGGTAATGGTGGACTTATTTGATATTGACGGTAAAATCAAAATGGTTAATCGGGAGTGGGAAAAGGTTCTGGGCTGGTCTCTTTTAGAGTTACAAAACTTTGACGTAATGTCCGAATTCTATCCAGATCCTGAATATCGCCAAGAAGTCTTAAACTTCATCGCCTCAGCTGACCATCAATGGGGAGACTTCAAAACTAGAATTAGATCTGGACGAATTCTGGACACTTCTTGGGCTAACGTTCTGCTTTCTGATGGCACCAATATCGGTATTGGGCAAGACATCAGCGATCGCAAACGGGCAGAGGCAGCCTTGCGAGAAAGCGAGGAGCGTTTCCGCAAAATTTTTGCCCAAGCACCTATTGGGATAGCTCTCAGTACCGCTGATGGGCAATTGTTTCAAGTAAATCAAACCTTTTGTCAGATGTTGGGATATACCGAATCCGAAATGAAAGCTCTTAATCTTAGGGATATTTCCTATCCAGCAGATCGAGAAAAAGAACTGCCCTATATTGAAGAATGTCGGAAAGGAAAAATTACCAGCTATCAATTAGAAAAATGTTATATCAAAAAAAGTGGCGACCTTGTGTTGACTAATCTGATCGGTGGGTTAATTCGCGATCGAGATAAAAATATTGTATATGCTTTAAGCATGATTGAAGACATTACAGAGCGCAAACAAATAGAACGGATGAAAGACGAGTTTATTTCCATAGTTAGCCACGAACTCCGCACTCCACTGACTTCGCTGCTCGGCGCTTTGGGATTGCTTTCAACTGGGCGTCTGGGTGCTATGAACGAGCAAGGTCAGCGTTTGCTGGAATTTGCTATGGAGGATACAGACCGCTTGGTGCTATTGGTTAATGATATTCTGGATATGGAGCGTCTGAAGTTGGGAAAAATGACTTTGAACGAACAAATTTGCGATGCTGCGGACTTGATGGGGCGAGTAATAAATCTCATGCAGCCTCTAGCTCAAAAAGCCGAAGTAACTTTATCAGTTATTGCTGATTCGGTTAAGGTGTGGGCGGATAGCGATCGCATCATCCAAGTTTTAACTAACTTACTCAGTAATGCCATCAAATTTTCCCCTCCTGCTAGTACAGTTTTCTTAAGCGCCCACCTGCGAGAAAATCGCATACTATTTGAGGTTAAAGACACTGGAAGGGGTATACCGACAGAACATCTGCAAAAAATTTTTGAACCCTTTCAACAAGTGGATGCCTCCGACTCCCGGCAAAAGGGAGGCACTGGTTTAGGTTTAACTATCTGCCGCAGCATCGTAGAGCAACATGGGGGACGCATTTGGGTAGAAAGTACCTTGGAAGGAGGCAGCACCTTCTGTTTCGATCTACCGATGCAGCCATAA
- a CDS encoding response regulator, which yields MNIKRVLIVDDEYRIREVTKIALEMMAGWDVLTASSGKEGLLQAQVQQPDAILLDMMMPDMDGTATLVELQANSATRYIPVVLLSAKVQINDRSQFAPLGVKAIIPKPFDPLKLAIQIAEALGWEP from the coding sequence ATGAACATTAAGCGCGTTCTGATAGTTGATGATGAATATCGCATTCGGGAGGTGACAAAGATCGCTTTGGAGATGATGGCCGGATGGGATGTTTTGACGGCTAGTTCTGGCAAAGAAGGCTTGTTACAGGCCCAGGTACAGCAACCAGATGCTATTCTTTTAGACATGATGATGCCCGATATGGACGGAACCGCTACTTTGGTTGAACTGCAAGCCAATAGCGCCACCCGTTATATTCCTGTGGTTTTGCTGAGTGCTAAGGTGCAAATTAACGATCGATCGCAGTTTGCACCGTTGGGGGTAAAGGCAATCATTCCTAAGCCTTTCGATCCCCTGAAATTAGCCATCCAAATAGCAGAGGCTTTAGGCTGGGAACCTTAA